In Natrinema amylolyticum, the DNA window ACGTACGGTATCGAAGTGCTAATTCGGGTCCCCGTCGGTCAGCGATGGACGAGAGGACGACGGGCGGCCGACGCACGGCGAACGGTATCTTGTCACCGGAGAGTTACGTTTCCCGCAACTGGAGAGCGGGCCCGGCGCGGGTTCCCGCGAGCCGACTGCTGGTTCCTGTACCGAGAGGAGGAGAAACGGTTACCATCGTTCACGATCAACTATCCGCTATGAGTGACGAGTCACCGTTCGAATCCATCTCGTTGACCAATCAGGTCGTTCTGCTCGGTGTCGCGCAACTCACCCGCGAGGGCGAGACGCCGGTCCAGACGCACGAACTTCGGCGACACTGCCAGCGGCACCTGTCAGAAGTCGACACGGAAGTGGTCGGGACGATCACCGAGGCCGACGTCATCCGATCGCTGTACCGCCTCGAGGACGAGGAGTTCGTCGACGAGGTCGATCCCGCGGAGACGTCGCCGACCGGGAAAGGGCGGCCGGCGTACACGCTCGCCGTGAGCGCCGAGACCGTCTTCGACGGGGTCGCGGACGAACTCCGCGACGAGACGGGCGACTGATCGGGATCGACGGTCACACCGATCGCAGTGGGCCGGACCTCGTACCGATTCGATGGGCGGATTCCGCGCCGATTACGAGGGGGTTCCCAGAACGGTGATGTCGTAGCTGGCGACGTCCGACGGCGACTCGAGGACGATGACCTGGAACTCCCACGTCGAGCCGCCGCTGAGGTCGCCGGTACTGGCGAGATAGCGGCCGAGCAGATTTCCGGCACCGTTGTAGACGCGCGTTCGCACTTCGACGATCTGGATTCGATCGGACCCCGTGTTCGCGACGCTTCCCTGGATCGTCGACCCCAGATAGCCGTCCTCGACGACGAACTCGTGGTCGATTAACTCGAGCGGATCGAGCGGCGTTACCGAGTTGCTGGGTTGCTGTTGGGCGAGTGCCGCCGCCGTGGACATCTGGGATGCATTTCTACTGGAGACGTTGCTGGCATTGACGCTCCCGACGTTTCCCTCCTCGTAGTTCGGCTGGCCGCCGAGGCCGTCGCCGCCGAGACAGCCGGCGGCCGCGGTGGCGATCCCGGCTCCGAGCGATGCGAGTACTCGCCGTCGGCTCGTCGATTCCGATCGGGTCATCGCCGTCGAACGGTCGTCCGCACGTCGGTTCCCAGACTGAGCATGTACCGGATGACACCGCGGACGCATTTCAGTGTAGGCCTTGAAGCGGCCGTTCTCTCGCACTCCACGGACCGGGTTCGACCGCGCAGGGAGCGCTCGCCGAGGGACGCGTCGATCACGAGCTCCCGCTGCCGACGGTGTGTGCAACGCAGGCCCTTATTGTCGGGTCGGTGGAACGTGTCGGCATGGGATCCGCTGAGACCGACGAGACGCTCGAGTCCTACGGGGCCGACGTGGGCAGGGAAGCGGGGCCGTTGACGCGGTTCCACGAATGGTTCTTGATCCAGGGAAACCGGTTGGCCGTCGCGGCGCTGCTCTCGGTCGTCATCTTCGCGCTGGTCGTCGGACTGTACGAGCTCGGCGTCATCAACTTCGCCAATCCGAACTCCGTCACGCGCGTGGCGAGCGGCATGATCGCGGGCACGTTCTCGCTCGTGACGCTGGTCGTCTCGGTCAATCAGCTCATCCTCTCCCAGGAGTTCGGTGCGGCGGGCAAAGCGCGCGACCGATTCGAGGGCGTCGTGGCGTTCCGCGAGGACGTCGCGGAGGAGGCGACCGTTCCCGCGACCCCGACCGCGCCCACGAGGGTGCTCGAGTTAATCATCGAATCGATCCGACACGAGGCCACCGAACTCGCCGAGCTCGTCGCCGATCACGACGACGAGGTCCGCGAGACCGTCGTCCGGTACACGAACAGCGTCCAGCAGCGCGCCGACCGAGTGAGTGACACGCTCGATCAGTCGGATATCGGCACGTTCTCGGCCGTGTCGGCGGCGATCGACTACGACGAGGCCTGGCAGCTGTACGTCGCGACCCATCTGCGCAACGACTACGACGACTCGCTGTCGCCGGCCGCGACGGACCAACTCGACGAGCTGATCGGGTCCCTGAAACTGTTCAACGTGGCCCGGGAGCAGTTCAAGACGACGTACCTGCAGCGGGAACTCACTCGGTTCTCGCAGCTCACGATCTACTGCGGGGTCCCATCGATCCTGTCGGCGATCCTCGTCGGGCTCCTCTACGCCGACTTCACCGGGCCGAGCGTGAGCGTCGCAGTGCTCCCCTATGTCGTGAGCGCGCTGATCGTCGTCGTCCTCTCGCCGCTGGCGCTGCTCGTCTCCTACATCCTCCGGACCGCGACCGTCACGCGCCGCACCGCGTCGGTCGGCCCGATGATCCCACAGAAAGACCCTGACGAAGGGCCGTTCGACGTGACATACGGGGAGGATCGGTAGCCGATCCCGTTCGACGACCTCCACCTCCCGGTCGGGGCTGCTCACTCCCGCATGGGTATTTTATCCGTCCTTGTCATCCGTTTTTCACACTCAATGAGCGATTCGGACTCGAGCGGCGTGTTGAGTCAACGGGCCGGTGTCGGCGGCCTGCGACTGTGGGTCTTGCTCCGGATGGGGCGCTGGCTCTTCACGGCGGCCGTCTTGATGATCGTGTTTGTCGTCCTGGTCGCCGCCAGTCGGCTCGGATTGACGCCCCTGCGCCTCATCGTCGCCCAGCACAACGGCACCTTCTGGATCTTCTCGGCGTTCATCGGTGCGATCATCACGGGGACGTCGATCGTCGTCACGATCAACCAGCTGGTGTTGTCCCAGGAACTCGGCGCGGTCGGCGACCAGCGAGAGCGGATGCAGAACGCGATGGACTTTCGAAAAGACATCGAGGACTCGCTCGAGTACGAGGACGTGACGCCGCCCGAACCCGCGGCGTTCCTCTACGAGCTCGTCGACGGCGTCGAAGAGGAAGCGGAGCAACTCGAGGAGACGGTAGCGGACAACCACGGCGACGAGATCCAGGAGAAGGTCGCCGACTACGTCGACGACATCGTCGAAAACGCACAGGTCGTCAAGGAGGACCTCAAGGACGCCCAGTTCGGCACCTTCGACGTGATCTGGAACGCGCTGAACTTCAATTACTCCCGGAAGATCTACGACGCGCGCAAGATCCGGGCCGACCACGGCGACGACCTGTCCGACGACGCGGACGACGAACTCCACGAGATGATCGAGATCCTGAAGTTCTTCGGGCCGGCCCGCGAGCACTTCAAGACGCTGTACTTCCAGTGGGAACTGATCAACCTCTCGCGGGCGCTACTGTACATCTCGGTGCCCGCGCTGGCGGTCATGGGGCTCCTGATGATGTACATCGACGGCAACGCGCTCCCCGGGACGACGCTGGGTATCGGCAATCTCGTCTGGCTGACCAGTGCGGGCTTCGTCGTCGGGCTCGCACCGTTCGTCATCTTCATCGCCTACATCCTCCGGATCGCGACCGTCGCGAAGCGGACCCTCGCCATGGGGCCGTTCATCCTCCGGGAGTCCGAACGCGACGAAGATCTGGGCTGAGTCGATCGAGACTCCGCGAACGCGGCGGTTCGACGCCCCGACTCCTGCCGTAGCTATTTCCGAGGCGGTGTGGTATCGTCCGAGCCGAACCATGAGCGGTGACGGGTCCCAGCCCGGCGACACGATGGTCGAACGCGGGACGGATCCGACGTGGAAACACTGGCTGTTGTTGAACGCGAACCGGTGGCTCGTCACCGCCCTCCTGATGCTGATCGTCTTCGCGGGCCTGCTCGTCGCCGCTCGCCTCAGCCCCGTCTCGCTGCAGTCGCTCATCGGGACGCGGGATCCGATCGAGACGGTCTTTCAGGCGCTCGTGACCGCACTGATCACGGGCGTCACGCTCGTGATCGCGATCAACTCGCTGGTGCTCTCTCAGGAACTGGGGGCCGTCGAGGACCAGCGCAGGCGGTTCTCCGGCGCGATGAAGTTTCGGAAGGACGTCGAGGAGTCGATCGACGCACCGATCAGTCCGCCGGAACCGTCCTCGTTTATCGAGGCGATCGTCACCACGTCTCAGGACCGAGCGACCGACTTCCGCGACGCCGTCGCCGAGAGCCGCGACGAGGACCTCGTCGAGCGGGTCGACGACTTCGTCGACAA includes these proteins:
- a CDS encoding FxLYD domain-containing protein, with the protein product MTRSESTSRRRVLASLGAGIATAAAGCLGGDGLGGQPNYEEGNVGSVNASNVSSRNASQMSTAAALAQQQPSNSVTPLDPLELIDHEFVVEDGYLGSTIQGSVANTGSDRIQIVEVRTRVYNGAGNLLGRYLASTGDLSGGSTWEFQVIVLESPSDVASYDITVLGTPS